The Candidatus Manganitrophaceae bacterium genome segment GCCAAAGCCCTGAAGCCGGATGTCATCCTCATGGATTCGCAAATGCCGGTCTGTGATGGTTTAAAGGGGATCGGCTTCATTAAAGAGGCCTATCCGGCGGCCAACATCATTCTCCTCGCCCTCTCCGATGAGGAGTCGAATATTTTTGCCGCATTGCGATCGGGAGCCAAGGGTTTTGTTTACAAAAACATTGAGCCTGAGAAGCTGTACAAGTGTATTTCGCTGGTTCACCGGGGAGAAATCGTCCTGCCCCGACAGATGGCATCGAAACTCTTTACCTCGCCCTACATTACCTCCAACCCTCCGGCGGCCAATCATGGGCCGTTGACCCCCAGGGAGCGGGAGATTCTCAATTGTCTTGGCGAAGGGGCCAGCAACAAGGAGATTGGATCGATTTTGGGCATCTCGGAGCACACGGTGAAGATCCATCTCCGTCACATACTCAAAAAACTCCATTTGAACAATAGGGTTCAGGCCGCCATCTTCGCGCTGAAGGAGCGAACCTTGCCGCCGGGCCTTCCTGCAGCGACCGATTTAAGGGAAGATGGATCGATCTCGCCACGGTAAGCGGCGCAGCCTCTTCCGTAATCTTAATCAAGGATGAACAGCCTGCCGTTTCACGGGTGGGTTATGCTCGTCTTATCAAAGATTCTCTCGCCAAATTGATCCCATGAGCGACCTCATCAATGTGCCACCCTCCGATGATTGGCAGCCTTTGTTGGACATTGCCAATCATCTCTTCTCGGCACGACGTTTCAACGATGTTCTCTACCAGGTGGTCCGGGAGATTGCCGCCCGGATGGAGATTCTCCGCTGCTCGATCGTTTTTGTCGATGAGCGGCGGGAGACCGCGTATGTGGTGGCGACGCACGAGGCATCGGAAGCAAACCGGATCCCGCTGGACCTGAAAAAATATCCGGAGTTCGTGCAGGCCATCGAGACCAAAGAGACCGTTTTCATCCCGAATGCGTTGCAATACCCTCCTTTGGCTCCTTTCCGAGAGGAGCTGCAGGCGATCTCGCTTCGGTCGATCGTCGTTCATCCTCTTATTCAGGACGAAAAGGTGCTCGGGAATCTCATTCTGAGAATTTCGAGCGCACGGTTCATAACTCCTCAAGAGATTCAGTTTTCCGCCTGGATTGGCCGATTGGCCGGCAGCGCGATTCGGAACGCCCATTATTATGAGATGCTCATCGAGGAGAGAAATCATCTCGAGCGGCTCGCCACGATCGACTTTCTCACCGACACCTTCAACCATCGCTACTTCAGCACCCGCTTAGAAGAAGAGTTCAACCGCGCCATTCGCTATAACCTCTCGCTGGCCTGCATCCTCCTCGATGTCGATGATTTCAAGTGGATCAATGACACATACGGCCATCGAAACGGAGACATGATTTTGCGCGAGGTCGCCTCGATGATCAAAGGGACGATCAGAAAGACCGATTTCCTTGCCCGCTATGGGGGGGAGGAGTTTGTGATATTGCTTCCCCAAACCGATTTGGGAGGAGGGTATCAAGAGGGGGAGCGGATCCGGCGCGCGGTCCGGGAGCACTCTTATGGCGATCTGACCCGCGCCAAACGGGTAACCTTAAGCCTTGGCGTGGCAACCTTCCCGGAGAAAACGATCGAGACCGCCGACCACCTGATCCGGGCGGCAGACCGGGCCCTCTACCAAGCCAAAAGACTTGGGAAGGATCGGACCGAACGCTTCGTCTCGACCGACTGATCGACCTTCGCCCCCTGCCGCCACCCCGCGGATCGTTTAGGCAGGCCCGGCCCCCACGTTAATTAGACGGGATCGGTTTTGGATCAGGGAGACGACCCGATCGCGCCAAATGTGATTACGAAGGGCATGAAGCTGATACTGTCCCGCCTCGCGGATCGACATCTTAATCAAAAAGTACGGAAACAGCTGATTGAAGAGACGCAGGGGGAGTTTCCATTCGGCAAAGAACCGTGTAACTGTTTCCTCGGCGCGCTGACGGAACCAGTGATCCTTAAAAAAGAGATTTTCGAACGACCGAAGCGGGTCGGCCGCCTCGGCGCCGACCGGAAGGGCACAGAGGAAAAAGAAGAGGTCATCCGATGGAATTTCTTTCTTCTTGGAAAAGCTCCAGTCGCAGAGTGAAATGGAATTTCCGTCGGAGAGCATGTTCCCAAGCCAAAAGTCGCCATGTTGTCCGGTCAGGGGGATCTCTGTCCCGATCCACTCCTCCCACCTTTTGAGATGTTCTTGGAGGAAGGTTTCTTCCAATGGATCCGGTTGATAGGTTGAGCGGTAGAGGTCGACCGATTTTTGGGCCTCCTCTTTGATCCACTTTTCGGAGAGTTGAAGAGACTCTTCCCGCGTCTCTTTTTGGAACTGAATCAGCCAGGCAATCGCCTGCTCCAACATCGCATTGATCTCTTTGCGATGTGCGCTCCCTCCCTCCGGATGAACGAACGCCGGGAGACCGTTCCCCTTGAGTCCCCCCTCAATGAAGAGGAAGCGGCCCGGATCTTCCTGGCTGACGAGCGGCTTGGGGATCGTCGCACGGAGCGTTGGGGAGAGACGATGGTAGAAATAGAGAAGGTTCTCATATTCTCTCTGGAGAAGATCGACCGTCGATCGGTCGCGGGAGACCTTGGCCACCCACCGTGGGGCCGATCCGGCTTCGTCGAAGAGCAGAAAAACGACCGGCTGCGCGGTCGGATTCCGCTTCGAGCCGCCCGTCTTGGTGAAAAAAAGGTTCCGCGGGGGGAAAAAGGGGACTTCCCATCGGGGGCCGTTTTCAATAATGACCTTCTCGATCTCTCTAAGCATAAGGGCCTTCCTTCCGGGCAACGATACTGAAATGAGGTGAGAGGCAAGCGGTCAGACCGAGGGAGGCTCCCCAAAGGGCCAGCTTCTTTTTAATCTTTCCCAATCGCGATATCGGGGAGATTGCATGGTTGAGGTAGAAACGAAGCGGGGCGGGATGGTCGAGCGAGATCAATTCCACAGGGCGATTGTAGCCCGGCACCGGCATAAAAAATTGGCAGTCGCCGAACCCCGATTCTTGAAGGAGATGTCGATATCCTCCTTTTCCATAGGTATATGTTCGGTAGTTGTGATAAACGCGACTCACGCGGTATGGCTGCTTGAGGTAGAAACGGCAGGCGAGGTCGGCCATCCATCGCGGCATCAGGCTGGTATACCTCAACCCGCTGTGATCCTTGGCCCCGAGGAAGTTGTCATAACCGAATCGATTTTCAATTCCGATATAGATGGTGCCGCCAGGCTTGAGGAGTCGATGCAGCTGGGACAAGAATTGAATCTGAAGGGTGCGGGGATTGACGGTGGGATCGGCCAACCCGACCCACTCTAAATAACCGTTTACAACGATGAAATCGAACGTCTCCGGCGCAAAGGGGAGTTTCAGGGCGCTGGCGATGACGACCTCCATATTGTCGAGCTTCTCCTGAGCGCGGCGGGTTTCGATAAACTTCGCCCGCTCCGCAATCAATTCGACCGCCGTGATCCAGCCGCAGTGGGGCTGAAGACCAAAAGAGATGGTGCCGAAACCGGCGCCGACATCGAGCACTTTCGAGTGAGAATTCAGCGGGAGGACGAAACGAAAATCGGCACGGGCCTCATTGATCATATAGTCGTGAATTGCGGGATAGGCTGGGGCGACCTTTTGATCAATCGCATTTCTCCACCCGATCTCTTTCGCGAGATCATTCACCTGAATCATCTCTGTTTCGGGAATCTCCCCCCAATAATAGTCGCTGGCGGCGAAGCAGGGAATGCCGTCGACCGTTTTCCATGTATTTCTACAGACGGCGCAGGAAAGCGCTCCTTCTTGTGAAAGCGGCTCCTCGCATTGAGGGCATGCCACTGTGGAATATTGTCCACTTCGCCTGAGAGCCTGCTGCGGGGGGGGGTCTTGCTTTAACGCACTCTGAATCATCACTCTACCTCACGGATCAACAGGGAATCCGGTACGCGTTCACCGGCGGGCTTTTACTTCTGTTTCTGAATGGCCCTGGTAATGTGCAAGGAGTGTACCTTAGCCCTTTACAGGTTTTCAACGATTTTTTAACAATGAAGGAATGATTTATCGACAGAGAACGACCCCCAATTGCATTTATTTTGCATTTTATTGCAATTTCATTATAATGTTGCGGGTTTATTGGAGGGGTAGAAGTGGTTTATTATATCTTATTCAATACATTTTTGGTTGCGCTCGGCGCGTTTCTGCCCTGGTTGCACCCCGGCTTATTTGTGGTGGGGCTTCGGGGCATTGATATGATCGATGGGAAAGTGATCCTCCTTTTCGCCTTGATCGGATTCCTCGTGGCCTCCTATCAGCTGATTCAAAAACGGGGACGATTCTATTGGCTATATGGCGTGGTCGGCTTTTTGATTCTCCTGGTCACCATCCTCGATTTGTATACCTTCTACCAAAATCGCTATCCGATCGGACCTGGAATTTACCTTGCCCTCCTGGGAGGGCTTCAGATCACCGGCGCCTACATCTTAATGTTACTCAGACCCGGGAGGGGCGCTTCCCCTCCCGTCTGAGGGGGAGGTGCGCCTGGAAGAGGGGTCTCACCTGGCGGAGGTAGCGGTGACGGCGTGGGAGGGGTCTCACCCGGCGAGGGCGGCGGTGGTGGAGGAGGAGAGGCCCCGCTCGGCGGGGGCGTGGGTGAGGGAGCAGGCGGCGGGTCGGTCGGTGGAACGAATTTGTCAATCTGGACAGTATCCACGACCGCGCCGTTCTCGTCGATCGCTTTCAATATCATCGCGTCGGCGGTGATATTGACCGAGACGAACTCATACGTCGAGAGCGAAAAAGCGGTCCGCTCATTCTTTCCGACCGGGTAGAGGGAAGCCCCGCCGCCGCCGGTCACAATGTAGGTGATCCCATTGATCGGCACCGTCCGTTCATAGCCATGGGCATGGCCGTTTATCACCAAGTGGACGCCATATTTCTCAAAGAGCGGCACCCACTGTGA includes the following:
- a CDS encoding response regulator transcription factor, which codes for MRESAAIKKSHLPLVRHEIRLLIVDDEALTRKGLISLFHLQKGMKVIGEAQNGIEAAEKAKALKPDVILMDSQMPVCDGLKGIGFIKEAYPAANIILLALSDEESNIFAALRSGAKGFVYKNIEPEKLYKCISLVHRGEIVLPRQMASKLFTSPYITSNPPAANHGPLTPREREILNCLGEGASNKEIGSILGISEHTVKIHLRHILKKLHLNNRVQAAIFALKERTLPPGLPAATDLREDGSISPR
- a CDS encoding sensor domain-containing diguanylate cyclase — its product is MSDLINVPPSDDWQPLLDIANHLFSARRFNDVLYQVVREIAARMEILRCSIVFVDERRETAYVVATHEASEANRIPLDLKKYPEFVQAIETKETVFIPNALQYPPLAPFREELQAISLRSIVVHPLIQDEKVLGNLILRISSARFITPQEIQFSAWIGRLAGSAIRNAHYYEMLIEERNHLERLATIDFLTDTFNHRYFSTRLEEEFNRAIRYNLSLACILLDVDDFKWINDTYGHRNGDMILREVASMIKGTIRKTDFLARYGGEEFVILLPQTDLGGGYQEGERIRRAVREHSYGDLTRAKRVTLSLGVATFPEKTIETADHLIRAADRALYQAKRLGKDRTERFVSTD
- a CDS encoding phosphotransferase, with translation MLREIEKVIIENGPRWEVPFFPPRNLFFTKTGGSKRNPTAQPVVFLLFDEAGSAPRWVAKVSRDRSTVDLLQREYENLLYFYHRLSPTLRATIPKPLVSQEDPGRFLFIEGGLKGNGLPAFVHPEGGSAHRKEINAMLEQAIAWLIQFQKETREESLQLSEKWIKEEAQKSVDLYRSTYQPDPLEETFLQEHLKRWEEWIGTEIPLTGQHGDFWLGNMLSDGNSISLCDWSFSKKKEIPSDDLFFFLCALPVGAEAADPLRSFENLFFKDHWFRQRAEETVTRFFAEWKLPLRLFNQLFPYFLIKMSIREAGQYQLHALRNHIWRDRVVSLIQNRSRLINVGAGPA
- a CDS encoding class I SAM-dependent methyltransferase — protein: MACPQCEEPLSQEGALSCAVCRNTWKTVDGIPCFAASDYYWGEIPETEMIQVNDLAKEIGWRNAIDQKVAPAYPAIHDYMINEARADFRFVLPLNSHSKVLDVGAGFGTISFGLQPHCGWITAVELIAERAKFIETRRAQEKLDNMEVVIASALKLPFAPETFDFIVVNGYLEWVGLADPTVNPRTLQIQFLSQLHRLLKPGGTIYIGIENRFGYDNFLGAKDHSGLRYTSLMPRWMADLACRFYLKQPYRVSRVYHNYRTYTYGKGGYRHLLQESGFGDCQFFMPVPGYNRPVELISLDHPAPLRFYLNHAISPISRLGKIKKKLALWGASLGLTACLSPHFSIVARKEGPYA